The Mycoplasmopsis equigenitalium genome contains a region encoding:
- the smpB gene encoding SsrA-binding protein SmpB — protein MSTRKVQVIATNKRQIRNYELLDSFECGIVLTGSEVKSIRAGNIDLTNSYCTIYKDELFLDECYIKEYMLEKSDPTRRRKLLMHKSEIKKIKLQQEKFKLTIVVKGVYWKNNKIKFQICLARGLKKYDKREKIRKEETDKKIQQKIKNYL, from the coding sequence ATTAGTACAAGAAAGGTACAAGTGATTGCAACAAATAAAAGACAAATCAGGAATTATGAACTCCTAGACTCATTTGAGTGTGGGATAGTTTTGACTGGCTCGGAAGTAAAATCAATTCGTGCTGGTAATATTGATTTGACCAATTCATATTGTACGATTTATAAGGATGAACTTTTTCTCGATGAATGTTACATTAAGGAATATATGCTTGAAAAAAGTGACCCGACTCGTCGTCGCAAGCTCTTGATGCATAAATCAGAAATTAAAAAGATTAAGCTTCAACAAGAAAAGTTTAAATTAACAATTGTTGTTAAGGGCGTATATTGAAAAAATAATAAAATTAAATTTCAAATTTGTTTAGCCCGCGGACTTAAAAAATATGATAAAAGAGAGAAAATCAGAAAAGAAGAAACAGACAAGAAAATTCAACAAAAAATAAAGAATTATCTTTAA
- the tyrS gene encoding tyrosine--tRNA ligase produces MNILEELKLRGILKDISDIEKFNNLPKGTGIYIGFDPTATSLHLGNYIQISLLKRFEKYGFKPFALLGGATGMIGDPSFKNAERVLLDAKTINNNKTKIRKQLESYGLEVIDNYDWYKDMSIIDFLRDIGKMVNISYLLAKDSIKSRIDKGLSFTEFSYSLLQGYDFINLYKNKNVYLQLGGSDQWGNITTGLEMLNKIFNNNHKACVVTTNLLTDENGNKIGKSVGGGGLWIDKNLASPFFIYQYLLNIMDNQVESYLKWLTFLSLDEIKNVMEKSKKEPALRHAQKVLAYEVVKDVHNKKEAQKAIEITDALFTNSEKLVNLSANDIEQLRNSIPFIKVASSLTIQDALLEAKIVSSKRELNEFFKDKTITINNKNVENLLEKLDFSVFENKFIIIKRGKKKYYVLENKTSK; encoded by the coding sequence ATGAACATACTAGAAGAATTAAAATTAAGAGGCATCCTGAAAGATATTTCGGATATTGAAAAATTCAATAACTTACCTAAGGGTACAGGAATTTATATTGGTTTTGATCCAACAGCAACTAGTTTACATCTTGGAAATTACATCCAAATTTCTTTACTTAAAAGATTTGAAAAATACGGATTTAAACCATTTGCTTTATTAGGCGGAGCAACGGGAATGATAGGCGATCCTAGCTTCAAAAATGCCGAACGTGTTTTACTTGATGCTAAAACAATCAACAATAACAAAACAAAAATTAGAAAACAACTTGAATCATATGGTTTAGAAGTAATTGATAACTATGACTGATACAAAGATATGTCAATTATTGACTTCTTGCGTGATATTGGAAAAATGGTTAACATTAGCTATTTACTTGCCAAAGATTCAATTAAATCACGAATTGATAAGGGATTAAGTTTTACCGAGTTTTCATACTCATTACTTCAGGGCTATGATTTTATTAATTTATACAAAAATAAAAACGTATATTTACAACTTGGCGGAAGCGACCAATGAGGAAACATTACAACTGGTCTAGAAATGTTAAACAAGATTTTTAACAACAATCATAAAGCATGTGTTGTCACTACAAATCTACTAACTGATGAAAATGGTAATAAAATTGGCAAATCTGTTGGTGGTGGTGGATTATGAATAGATAAAAATTTAGCATCACCATTTTTCATCTACCAATACCTTCTTAATATAATGGATAATCAGGTGGAATCATACCTTAAGTGACTTACATTTTTATCGTTAGATGAAATTAAAAACGTGATGGAAAAATCTAAGAAAGAGCCCGCCTTGCGACATGCACAAAAGGTGTTAGCATACGAAGTTGTTAAAGATGTACATAATAAAAAAGAAGCACAAAAAGCAATTGAAATTACTGACGCGTTATTCACGAATAGCGAAAAGTTAGTTAATTTAAGTGCAAACGATATTGAACAATTAAGAAACAGCATTCCATTTATAAAGGTTGCTTCTTCTCTAACAATTCAAGATGCATTACTCGAAGCTAAAATTGTTTCATCTAAACGTGAATTAAACGAATTTTTCAAAGACAAAACTATCACAATTAACAACAAAAATGTTGAAAATCTGTTGGAAAAATTAGATTTTAGTGTTTTTGAAAATAAATTTATTATTATCAAACGTGGTAAGAAAAAATACTATGTTTTAGAGAATAAAACCAGCAAATAA
- a CDS encoding Abi family protein: MNNKVFLSIDEQIMLFESRNLKFHTKEEKERFKTYLKMYGYQNFVNGYNDFFFVNEDRKKLIYKNEAKPEDMIALFNFDRSISNYLLSNIQNVERRFGTSILLAIDEWIKFKKLKNEYGHGVFLKLEKNDWLVIFEKDTSCDFKNKLREKIMTTIGSNLTSKYKKDINEMPIWAIMILLPFGTTIRFFELLNDEIQQKTLEIFGLKSWSKKTMSIFLTLLKIIKMVRNRICHNNVIFNFKTKSKKIRKTENWKFFRNIKLFDLVKILDIFNNKDGNDKTSLENIFVQTLRKYIDNDYFDTKVASLIMSWMNYKK; the protein is encoded by the coding sequence ATGAATAACAAAGTATTTTTAAGCATCGATGAACAGATTATGTTGTTTGAAAGCAGGAACTTAAAATTTCATACAAAGGAAGAAAAAGAACGTTTTAAAACTTATTTGAAAATGTATGGTTACCAGAATTTTGTGAATGGTTATAACGATTTCTTTTTCGTAAATGAAGACCGTAAAAAATTAATTTATAAAAATGAAGCAAAACCTGAAGATATGATTGCTCTTTTTAATTTTGATCGTTCAATTTCTAATTATCTTTTATCAAATATTCAAAATGTTGAACGAAGGTTTGGGACAAGTATTTTGCTAGCAATTGATGAGTGAATTAAGTTTAAAAAATTAAAAAATGAATATGGGCATGGTGTTTTTCTCAAATTAGAAAAAAATGACTGACTTGTTATTTTTGAAAAAGATACAAGTTGCGATTTTAAAAACAAGTTACGTGAAAAAATTATGACAACAATTGGTTCAAATCTGACTTCAAAATACAAGAAAGATATTAATGAAATGCCAATTTGGGCGATAATGATATTATTGCCTTTTGGTACAACTATTCGTTTCTTTGAACTGCTTAACGATGAAATTCAACAAAAAACATTAGAAATTTTTGGTTTAAAAAGCTGAAGTAAAAAAACAATGAGCATTTTTTTAACATTATTAAAAATTATAAAAATGGTACGTAATCGTATTTGCCATAATAATGTGATTTTTAATTTTAAAACCAAATCTAAGAAAATAAGAAAAACTGAAAACTGAAAATTCTTCCGAAATATTAAACTTTTTGATCTTGTGAAAATACTTGATATTTTTAACAATAAAGACGGGAATGATAAGACATCGCTTGAAAATATTTTTGTTCAGACACTTAGAAAATATATTGACAATGATTACTTTGATACTAAGGTTGCTAGTTTGATTATGAGTTGAATGAATTATAAAAAATAA
- a CDS encoding ABC-F family ATP-binding cassette domain-containing protein, translating to MINVINLSKVFADKKLFENVNLNFVEGETYGIIGANGAGKSTFLKMIAGEIEPSSGQIIIEKNKRISVLSQDHNAFDTQEVTQVVIGGNKKLKEIEAEKNAIYMNPDATESDYTKAANLEALFGEMGGYEAENDAQSLLSNLGIEQEKWNLNMSELKANEKVKVLLARALFGNPDILIMDEPTNHLDLKSIKWLENFLSEYKNIVIVVSHDSDFLDSICTSVVDIDFNEARLYHGNYSFWKESSQLALEMQKQSNVKKEAQIEKLKQFIARFSANASKSAQATSRKKLLDKITIDEIKPSNRKYPYIRWDLFREPGKQILEVENLTYINEKGETLFENVSFLLGPKEKMVLLGNDDIAKTRFLQILAGELKPTSGSVKWGQTIKKTYFPNDNAKYFNETDETILEWISKWPLENEIKENKDNSDHRMRQFLGRMLFSNDSVFKKVKITSGGEKARLMFSRMMLMEANFLILDQPLDHLDTESIDSVIEGLENYRSGCIFTTYNRAFVKKVANVILEIKPNESFLFRGKLDEYEKRMGY from the coding sequence ATGATTAATGTAATAAATTTATCAAAAGTGTTTGCAGATAAAAAACTATTTGAGAACGTAAACCTTAATTTTGTCGAAGGCGAAACCTACGGAATTATTGGTGCTAATGGCGCAGGTAAATCAACTTTTTTAAAAATGATTGCTGGCGAAATCGAACCTTCTAGTGGACAAATCATTATCGAAAAAAACAAAAGAATTTCTGTTTTAAGTCAAGACCACAATGCTTTTGATACACAAGAAGTCACACAAGTAGTAATTGGCGGGAATAAAAAACTAAAAGAAATAGAAGCGGAAAAAAATGCTATTTACATGAATCCCGATGCGACCGAATCTGATTACACTAAAGCCGCTAATCTCGAAGCATTATTTGGTGAAATGGGTGGTTATGAGGCGGAAAACGACGCACAATCATTGCTCTCAAATCTTGGTATTGAACAAGAAAAATGAAACCTAAATATGTCTGAACTAAAGGCAAATGAGAAAGTTAAAGTTTTACTAGCGCGTGCACTTTTTGGTAATCCTGACATTTTAATTATGGACGAACCTACAAACCACCTTGATCTTAAATCGATTAAATGATTAGAAAACTTTTTATCTGAATATAAAAATATCGTGATCGTAGTTAGCCACGATAGCGACTTCCTCGATTCGATTTGCACTTCGGTTGTCGATATCGATTTTAATGAAGCGCGTCTATACCATGGTAATTACTCATTTTGAAAAGAATCTTCTCAATTGGCGCTCGAAATGCAAAAACAATCTAATGTAAAAAAAGAAGCGCAGATCGAAAAACTTAAACAATTTATCGCACGGTTTTCAGCAAATGCGTCAAAATCAGCACAAGCAACAAGCCGAAAAAAATTACTTGATAAAATTACCATTGATGAAATTAAGCCTTCAAACCGAAAATATCCATACATCCGTTGAGACTTGTTTCGCGAACCAGGGAAACAAATTTTAGAAGTCGAAAACTTAACATATATCAACGAAAAAGGTGAAACCTTGTTTGAAAATGTTTCATTCCTGCTTGGCCCTAAAGAAAAAATGGTACTTTTAGGTAATGATGATATTGCTAAAACCAGATTTTTACAAATCTTAGCAGGCGAGCTCAAACCAACAAGCGGCAGTGTTAAATGGGGTCAAACAATTAAAAAAACTTATTTCCCAAATGATAACGCTAAATACTTTAACGAAACTGATGAAACAATTTTAGAGTGAATCTCAAAATGACCACTTGAAAATGAAATCAAGGAAAATAAAGACAATTCAGACCACAGAATGCGTCAATTCCTTGGAAGAATGCTTTTTAGTAATGACAGTGTATTTAAAAAAGTTAAAATCACCTCCGGTGGCGAAAAAGCGAGACTAATGTTTTCACGAATGATGTTAATGGAGGCAAACTTTTTAATATTAGATCAACCACTTGATCACCTTGATACAGAAAGTATCGACTCGGTTATCGAAGGCTTAGAGAATTATCGTAGCGGTTGCATTTTTACAACTTACAACCGCGCGTTCGTTAAAAAAGTAGCAAATGTTATTCTCGAAATCAAACCAAATGAATCGTTTTTATTCAGAGGTAAACTGGATGAATACGAAAAACGAATGGGGTACTAA